In Nocardioides sp. W7, the genomic stretch CGGCGTAGAGGGTGGACTTGATGTCGAACGTGGTCTTGGCCATGTCGAACTCCTTCAATCAGATCTTGGGATCAGTTCTCGTCGCTCGGCTCGTCGGATCGGTCCGACGCACTCGCTGCGTTCAGCGCCAGGAACGACGCGTACACATCGAGCAGCGATTGCTTCTGACGCTCCGTGAGGCCCGTGTCGGCCAGGACGGCCAGCTCGACCGACCCTCCGACACCGTCCTCAGGACTCACGATCCCCGCTCTGATGTAGAGCTGTTCAGCAGAGATCCGCAGCGCCTTCGCGATCTGCTGCAGCACCTCGGCCGAGGGCCGCCGCAGTCCGCGCTCGATCTGGCTCAGATAGGGGTTGGAGACGCCGGCCAGCTCGGCCAGCTGCCGCAGCGAGAGCTGAGCGCTCGTCCGCTGTTCGCGCAGGTAGTCGCCGAGCGACTCGACCGTCTTGCCAACCTTGCCCTTTGCCATACGTCCAGCATGCTAGCTACTGCTAGCAAAATGCAAGCTGCCAGCTAGCACTCCGGCCGTGATGCGTGTCATGCCGTCATCGCTCGGCGATCGCGCAGGGAGGGCTCCTGTAGCTCGTCAGGCAGATCAACCCCGAGATCGCCCCGAGGAGCCTCACGGGTAGCCGAGGATCTCCTGCCGCTTCTCGCCCCAGGCCAGGGCGGAAGCGATGGCCTCGTCGAGGCTGAGCTCGGTCCGCCAGCCGAGCAGGTCGGCGGCCTTGTCGGCGCTCGCGAACGCACCGGCCGCGTCGCCGGGTCGCGCCGGCGCCTCGACGACCGGCACCGACCGGCCGACGACCCGCTCCACGGCGGCGAGCAGCTCGCGCACCGTCACGCCGTCGCCGGACCCGAGATTGATGTAGGTGTACGGCTCGCCGACCTTCTCCAGCACCGCGTCGAACTCCTCCACCGCGCGCACGTGGGCCCGGGCGAGGTCCCACACGTGGATGTAGTCCCGGATGCCCGATCCGTCGCGGGTCGGGTGGTCGGTGCCGGTGAGGGTGAAGGTGTCGCGCAGGCCCAGCGCCGCCTGCGCCATCAGGGGTACGACGTGGGTCGCGTCGCGCAGGTGGTAGCCGGTGCTCAGGTCCGGGTCGGCACCGATCGGGTTGAAGTAGCGCAGGATGACCGCGCGCAGGTCGGTGGCGCGAGCCAGGTCCTCCAGGACCATCTCCATCATCCGCTTGGTCCGGGCGTACGGCGAGGTCGGGTCGACCGGGTCCCCCTCGGTCACCTCGAAGTCCAGTGTCAGCGCATACAGCGACGCCGTGGAGGAGAACAGGATCCGCGGCCGGCCGAGCGCGGTCAGCTCGTCGAACATCTCCAGCGACTTCGCCACGTTGTCGCGGTAGTACTCGTACGGCTTCTCGACCGATTCGGGTACGACGATCCGCGCGGCCATGTGGATCGTCGCGTCCAGGTCGGGGTGCTCCTCGACGATCCGCCGCAGCAGTGCCCGGTCGGCGATGTCGCCCTCGTAGAAGATCCGGTCCCCGACGTACAGCCGCGGACCGACGAGCAGCGAGTCGAGCACGACGGGCGTGTGCCCCGCGACCTCGAGGGCCTTGCAGGTGATCGAACCGATGTAGCCGGCGCCGCCGGTGACCAGGACCTTCATGCCCGAACCCTATTCGCTGGTCGAGCAGCACCCGGTGGTCGAGCAGGAGGCGCACCCCGGCGGTTGAGCAGGGAGGCGCACCCCGGTGGTTGAGCAGGAGGCGCGCCCCGGTGGTTGAGCAGGGAGGCGCGCCAGCGCCGAGCGTGTCGAAACCCCCGCACCCAACAAGCAGCGTCAGCCCGAGCTCCTACCGAGAAAGCGCTTCCGCCAACAGCGGCGGCACCTGATCCGGCGACGACTGCCGGAACGAGCGCCCCACCGCGATAGCGAGCGGCAGCGGTACGACGCACCAGACGAGCAACACCAACCCGAGAAGGAACCAGCTCATGCCTCGAGTCTGAACGCCGCTCATGCACACCAGACCCACCCGCCGTTCACCTCCAGGTAACACTTTCGAGGCGCCGGGTTTGCCGCCTGTCACCCCCGGGCATCGGGCGCTCATGGCGACCTTCGACCTCTTCCTCGGACAGCTCTTCGAGCGCGTCGAGGAGACGCTCACCACCCCGTTCGAGGACTGGTGCCGCGATCACCGCGTCCACCCCGAGTCCCGGAACGCCTGGGCGCGCTTCGAGGCAGCTCAAGCAGCGCAGACCCCGGTCGCCGGCTGAGCCGACACCCCTCGACCCCAGTATCCAAGGGGCCCATCTGGGGGATTTACCTCTAAGGACGGGTGATTGGTTGGCGACGTGTCCTTTGCCGAGTCATGATGTTCCTCGCCGCCCAGCTCTGGGTTTGGGAGGGAGCTCGGACGGCAGACCCGGGTCGCGTGTATCCCCGTGTGCGCGACCCGGGCACCCTCCCCCAGCGCCCCGCCGGCTCAGCCGGCTCGCGAGACGCCGATGCCGACGTGGAACCTGCTGCGGCAGGGGCACGGCCACGTGCCCGTGCTGACCCCACAGGTCACGCGCTCCGGCTTCAGGCCGGGCAGGAGCCTCTTCATGCGCTCGCTCCTCTTCAGGTCGTGGACCTGGTCATGACCGCACCTCGGGCAGGCTTCCGCCACCGTGATTCCCCCTCCAGGATCACTCAACAGACTTAGCCCCCGTGCGTGCTCGAGTCTGTCAGCGATCGGCAGAGTTCGGTGAGGAAGACCTGAGATAGGTAGAGGATCACAGTTCAGGCGTTTGACGCAGGGCCCAGCGGCGTTCCGCACACGCTGGCATGATCCGACCATGCCCACCGCGCTCATCACCGGCATCACCGGTCAGGACGGCCTCTACCTCGCCGAGCTCCTGCTCTCCAAGGGGTACGCCGTCCACGGCCTTGTCCGGGGACAGAACAACCCCAAGGGCTGGCTCGTCGAGAAGCACCTCCCCGAGGTGCAGCTCCACCACGGCGACCTCACCGACATGTCCAGCCTGCTGCGTGCACTGCGGGAGTCCGACCCCGACGAGGTCTACAACCTGGGCGCGGTCTCCTTCGTCGCCTACTCGTGGGAGAACGCCCACCTCACGACCGACGTGACCGCGAAGGGAGTTCTCAACCTCCTCGAAGCGTTGCGCCTGCACACCGGCGACCGGCCCGACCACGTCCGCTTCTACCAGGCGTCGAGCTCCGAGATGTTCGGCAAGGTCCAGGAGTCGCCCCAGCACGAGCGCACCCTGCTCTGGCCGCGGTCGCCGTACGGCGTGAGCAAGGTCTTCGGGCACCACATGACGATCAACTACCGCGAGTCGTACGGCATGCACGCGTCCTCGGGCATCCTCTTCAACCACGAGTCGCCCCGCCGAGGTCCGGAGTTCGTGACCCGCAAGATCAGCCAGGCCGTCGCCCGGATCCACCTCGGACTCCAGGACGACGTCGTGCTCGGCAACC encodes the following:
- a CDS encoding helix-turn-helix transcriptional regulator, producing MAKGKVGKTVESLGDYLREQRTSAQLSLRQLAELAGVSNPYLSQIERGLRRPSAEVLQQIAKALRISAEQLYIRAGIVSPEDGVGGSVELAVLADTGLTERQKQSLLDVYASFLALNAASASDRSDEPSDEN
- the galE gene encoding UDP-glucose 4-epimerase GalE yields the protein MKVLVTGGAGYIGSITCKALEVAGHTPVVLDSLLVGPRLYVGDRIFYEGDIADRALLRRIVEEHPDLDATIHMAARIVVPESVEKPYEYYRDNVAKSLEMFDELTALGRPRILFSSTASLYALTLDFEVTEGDPVDPTSPYARTKRMMEMVLEDLARATDLRAVILRYFNPIGADPDLSTGYHLRDATHVVPLMAQAALGLRDTFTLTGTDHPTRDGSGIRDYIHVWDLARAHVRAVEEFDAVLEKVGEPYTYINLGSGDGVTVRELLAAVERVVGRSVPVVEAPARPGDAAGAFASADKAADLLGWRTELSLDEAIASALAWGEKRQEILGYP
- the gmd gene encoding GDP-mannose 4,6-dehydratase, whose translation is MPTALITGITGQDGLYLAELLLSKGYAVHGLVRGQNNPKGWLVEKHLPEVQLHHGDLTDMSSLLRALRESDPDEVYNLGAVSFVAYSWENAHLTTDVTAKGVLNLLEALRLHTGDRPDHVRFYQASSSEMFGKVQESPQHERTLLWPRSPYGVSKVFGHHMTINYRESYGMHASSGILFNHESPRRGPEFVTRKISQAVARIHLGLQDDVVLGNLDAERDWGFAGDYVEAMWLMLQQPTADDYVVATGETHSIRDFLDVAFAHVGIEDWTPYVRQDARFMRPAEVDTLVGDASKAREVLGWKPKVSFPELVAMMVEADLDAIRQGW